The DNA region TCGGTCGAGAAGCTGATGATCGTCGTGGTCCGGCCGTGGAAGTTGCCGGCGGCGACCACGATGGTGGCCTGCCCGTCCGGTACGCCTTTGACCTGGTAGCCCCACTTGCGGGCGACCTTGATCGCGGTCTCCACCGCCTCGGCACCGGTGTTCATCGGCAGCACCATGTCCTTGCCGCACAGCGCCGCCAGCTCGCGGCAGAAGTCGGCGAACTGGTCGTGCACGAACGCCCGGCTGGTCAGGGTCAGCCGGTCCAGTTGGGCGTGGGCCGCCGCGATCAGCGTCGGGTGCCGGTGGCCGAAGTTGAGGGCCGAGTAGCCGGCGAGGCAGTCCAGGTACCGTTTTCCGTCGACGTCGGTGACCCAGGCGCCGGCGGCCTCGCGGAGCACCACCGGCAGCGGGTGGTAGTTGTGCGCGGTCCACCGTTCGGCGTCGCGCAGCGCGCCGGGTGTCCGCAGCATCCCGTCGACGATCATCGGCCGGACCCCCTCAGCTCCAGAGTGCAGCACTTCACCCCGCCGCCGGCCTTGCGCAGCTCGGACAGGTCCACCCCGATCGGCTGGTAGCCGCGCTCGCGCAGCGCCGTGGCCAGCCCTTCGGCCTGCACCGGCAGCACCACGTTACGGCCGTCGCTGACCGCGTTGAGCCCGAACGCCGCCGCGTCGGCCAGGCTGGCCGCGATCGCGTCGGGGAACAGTCGCCGCAGCGCGGCGAGACTGCCGGGGGAGAAGGCCTCCGGCAGGTACGCGATGGTCCGTTCGTCGATCACGGCGAGCGCGGTGTCCAGGTGGTAGAAGCACGGGTCGACCAGCTGCAGGGTGACCACCGGGCGGCCGAAGACCTCCTGGGCGTGTGCGTGCGCGGCGGGTGCGGTGCGGAACCCGGTGCCGGCGAGCAGGTAGTCGCCGACCACCAGGAAGTCGCCTTCGCCCTCGTTGACGTGCTTGGCCTCGTGCACGGTGAATCCGGCCTGCTCCAGCCAGTGGCGGTAGGCGGGGGCCTCGTCGGCCCGTTGCGGCTCGCGGAACTGTACGGCGAGGGCGTGGCCGTCGATGACGGTGGCGCCGTTGGCGGCGAAGACCATGTCCGGCAGGCCGGGCAGCGGCGTGATCTCGTCGACCGTGTGACCCAGCTCCCGGTACGTGTCGCGCAGCTGTTCCCACTGCGCGATCGCCAACTCCCGGTCGACCGGGCGGGTCGGGTCCATCCACGGGTTGATCGCGTATTCCACGGCGAAGTACGTCGGCCGGCACATCAGATAGTGCCGGTGGGTGGCGTGCATCGTCATGTGTCTGGCTCCTGGGGGTCGAAGGCGCGCCCCGGCGGTGGCCGTGGGCTGGCGCTTGTCTCCACGCTAGAAGCTCAGACCAGCAGAAACCACTGCTGTGGATTGCTTGTAGCGGCGAATCGTTGCGTCATGAATGGGAACAGCCAGCGAAACGTTGCGTACACCTGCTTTCGGGGGACGACCACGCTGTCGCCCCCCGAAGTTGCGGTGCCCGGTGAACCACCGGTGTTCTCGGCACCCCTGCGGTGAACCACCGCTTCTTCGGGGGCCGGGTGGGGCGGTGAACCACCGTCCCGGCTGACAATTGCCCGTCAGAAGATTCCGGCAAACTGTGAATCAAGCCACTGCCGTACCTGCTGCACCATGTCCGTCTCGGTGGTCAGCCAGGTCAGCGAGCCGGTCAGCGCCAGGCTGCCGACGAGCATCGTCCCGAGGGCGAGGACGATCCCCATCAGCGCCTCGGTCCGCCCGGCGATGTGCCGGCGAGCGGTGGCCGAGATCCCGCCGAGGCCGAGGGCGAGCGCGACGACGCCGACCGCGATCCCGTACGGCGCGAGGGGGCCGGAGAGGACGAACAGCGCGCCGACGAGCCCGGTGATCAGGCTCAGGGTGGCCAGCAGGCTGGCCCGGGGGCGGGGGCCGGCCGGAGCCGGCGGGGGAGTCGGCCGACCGGTGGTCTCCTCCCGGGTCGGTGGCTCCGGGCGAGGCCCAGGGGCGGTCGGCCGGGTGGCCGGGTCGGTGACGGCGGTGTCGCTGCGACGTACCGTGTCGTCGCGGCCTGCGGTGTCGGTCCGCGCCGTGCCCTGCGGCGGCGTCGCGGTCTGCGGCGGCGTCCGGTCACCGGTCGGCGGGTCGGCCGGGGTCGGGTGGGGCGCGGTCCGAGTGGTGCCGCCGGGTGGCGGCGCGGTCTCGGCCGACGCCGTCGGCTCCGTACGCCGCGTCAGCGAGGGAATCCTGACCATCAGACCATCCTCCTTATCGGTGCGCCGGCTCCCCGGTGGTGCAGCCGGCGGTTTCTCCCGGGATACCCACACGTCCCGTCCGTCACACACCCCCACCATGCGACCGTTTCGCCGACGATGAACTTCGGGCCGATAGGCTCTGTCGCCATGCCTGAGGGACACACCATCCACCGGCTGGCCGCCCACCACCACGTCGTACTGGGCGGAGCGCAGGTCGTCGCGACCAGCCCGCAGGGCCGGTTCGCGGCCGGCGCGCAGCGGCTCACCGGCGCCACCCTCACGGCCACCGAGGCGTACGGCAAACACCTGCTGCACCACTACGACGGCGGCAACGGCGGCGGGATCCTGCACGTGCACCTCGGGCTCTACGGCACCGTCACCGACGGGGCCGGCGCGCCGCCGCCACCGGTCGGGCAGGTCCGGCTGCGGCTGGTCAGCCAACGGCACTGGGTCGACCTGCGCGGCCCGGCCGCCTGCGAACTGCTCACGCCTGCGGAGGTCGACGCGCTGCGCGGCCGGCTCGGCGCGGACCCGCTGCGCGACGACGCCGACCCGGACACCGCCGGCGCAAAGATCCGGCGCAGCGCCAGACCGCTCGGCGCGCTGCTGCTCGACCAGTCGATTGTCGCCGGGGTCGGCCTGGTCTACGCCACCGAAGTGCTGTTCCGGGCCGGGATCGCCCCGACAAGACCAG from Solwaraspora sp. WMMD791 includes:
- the ddaH gene encoding dimethylargininase; protein product: MHATHRHYLMCRPTYFAVEYAINPWMDPTRPVDRELAIAQWEQLRDTYRELGHTVDEITPLPGLPDMVFAANGATVIDGHALAVQFREPQRADEAPAYRHWLEQAGFTVHEAKHVNEGEGDFLVVGDYLLAGTGFRTAPAAHAHAQEVFGRPVVTLQLVDPCFYHLDTALAVIDERTIAYLPEAFSPGSLAALRRLFPDAIAASLADAAAFGLNAVSDGRNVVLPVQAEGLATALRERGYQPIGVDLSELRKAGGGVKCCTLELRGSGR
- a CDS encoding DNA-formamidopyrimidine glycosylase family protein, with the protein product MPEGHTIHRLAAHHHVVLGGAQVVATSPQGRFAAGAQRLTGATLTATEAYGKHLLHHYDGGNGGGILHVHLGLYGTVTDGAGAPPPPVGQVRLRLVSQRHWVDLRGPAACELLTPAEVDALRGRLGADPLRDDADPDTAGAKIRRSARPLGALLLDQSIVAGVGLVYATEVLFRAGIAPTRPGRRLTADQWQAIWVDLVDLMRIGVHRGRIDTVREKHLPEAMGRAPRADRHGGEVYVYRRTGQPCLCCGDTVAGSPASTTTSATSAATTTAVRVPGATGGALGARNSYWCPTCQPG